CTGGATCTCCGCGTACCCCGTCCCCGTCGCGAACCTGGCCTTCTTCTCGACGATGTCCTTGTAGTTGTGCAGCCCCTTCGGGTTGCCCTTGCGCACGATGAACGCGTCGAGCATCTGGTAGTCCGGATCCGAGAAGATGACCTGCTCGCAGCGCTCGGGGTTGATGTACATCCCCGCGGACACCACGTCGAACTGCTGCGACTTGAGTCCCGGGATGAGCGAGCCGAACTCGGTCGGCACCGGCTGGACGCGGTCCACCCCGAGCCGCTTGAAGACGGCCTTCGCGAGCTCCGGTGCCTCACCGGTCAGCTCGCCGTCCTTGTCGATGTAGCCGAACGGGATCTCACCCGCTATCCCGAGTCGTACGACGCCCTGCGCCTTGAGCCGCTCCAGCAGATCACCGCCGTTCGCCGTCGACGCCGTGGCCACGCGGCTGCAGCCGGCGGCGCCCAGCGCACCGAGCGCCGCGACCCCCGCGAGCAGCGATCGGCGCGTCGGTCCTGAAATGTGTTCAGCCATGCCATGTGGTGGAGCCATGGGCGCGCGGCTACCCGAGACCATGCGACTTATTCGGATCAATTCGAGCCCCATACGCGATCAGGCGCTCTTGACCGGCGCGGGACCATGGAACGCATGGCTGATCGCTACATCGAAGTCTCGCTGGTCAAGCGGGGTGTCCACTGCACGGCGAAGCTGCTCGACGACCGGGCGCCGGTCACCTGCGCGGCCGTCTGGAATGCCCTGCCGCTGGGCGGCGACGTCTACCACGCGAAATACGCGCGCAATGAGATCTACGCGCTTTTCCCGCCATTCGCGAAATCGGAGCCACCACTGGAAAATCCGACAGTTACCCCGAT
Above is a genomic segment from Streptomyces sp. R21 containing:
- the ehuB gene encoding ectoine/hydroxyectoine ABC transporter substrate-binding protein EhuB, producing the protein MAPPHGMAEHISGPTRRSLLAGVAALGALGAAGCSRVATASTANGGDLLERLKAQGVVRLGIAGEIPFGYIDKDGELTGEAPELAKAVFKRLGVDRVQPVPTEFGSLIPGLKSQQFDVVSAGMYINPERCEQVIFSDPDYQMLDAFIVRKGNPKGLHNYKDIVEKKARFATGTGYAEIQYAVEAGYKESEILIVQDQVAGLNAVEAGRVDVFAGTALTTREVVKKSAKTESTKPFAPLVKGKPHVDGGGFAFRTGETKLRDAFNVELAKMKKSGELFRILAPFGFTKAEMTDMTAKELCGG